CGAGTGAAGCTTCCGGCGATATCATGATTTTTATTGATGCCGATTTTGTCGTTCGCGCCGGCGATTTGGCCAAATTTGCCAGGGCGGTTGCGAGTGGCGTTGATGTCGCGCTAAATCACTACAACGGTCCGGTGCGGAGGCGAAGTGTACACAGTGTCGTATTGGCGAAGCATGTTCTGAATGAGATTTTGGGGCGTCCCGATTTGCAAGGGTGTTCCCTCACGACCATCCCCCACGCGTTAAGCAAAAAAGCTGTAACGGCGGTCGAACCCCGGAATCTGATGGTGCCGCCGAAGGCGCATGCGATTGCATGCCTGAAGGGGCTTACCATCAAGCCGGTGCATTTTATACCGGTAGGGCGTCTGAATCGAACGAAGAGGCCGGCGAAAAGGGACGGACAAATAAGAGATTTGATTTTCGGCGACCATTTGGAAGCGATCCAAACGTATTTGGAGTGTAGCGGCGAGCGCGGCGGAAGGGCGGATTGTTTGCGGCAGCGAAGCAAGGTGAGGTGAGCTTGATGACTCGGCAAAAATGGAAGCGAACAGCCGCGGGCGCAAGGGGAAACAGATTGGGGGCTTATCAAGCAGGTTTAGCTGCCGGCAAAAAAGTGGCTGCGAATCCGATGGAACACGGAAACTGGAAAATATTCGCCAATGCCGAATGGATGCGGTGGTGGCTTCGGTCGCGCCGGCGGGGCATTCCGTTTTGGACTGCGATGCGCCGATTCCAGAGCGGTTTCGCCAAAGGCCGCGGCGCGAAAGCCTCCGATCTGCTGTTTTTGCCTACCGCCCGCAGTGTCGCAGCCATCGTCACGGCGATGAACGAAGAAAAAACGTTATCGGGCGTATTGGCGGAATTGGCGAGGCTGCCGCTTGCGGAAACGATTGTGGTCGTCAACGGCTCGAATGACGGAACATTTGCCGCGGCGCGGAAATTTCCCGAAACGACCGTCGTACATTACAGCAATCCGTTGGGGTACGATGTGGGCAGAGCCATTGGCGCCAAAGTGGCCCAATCCGATATTCTGCTTTTTTTGGACGGTGATTTTATTGTCGAAGCAAAGCGGCTTATCCCTTTCATCCGGGCGATTGGCCGCGGCGCTGACGCCGCGTTGAACAACATTTCTCCGTACATCGGGACATTTGCCAACCGCGATGCGGTGACGCGCGTAAAGGAATTTATGAACCGCAGCCTGAGAAGGCCCGACCTGGGCCCGAATTCGTTGACGGCAGTGCCTCATGCGCTTTCACGCAAAGCGGTGGAAAAAATAGGCGTAGCCAATTTGTCCGTGCCGCCGAAGGCGCACGCGATGATATTGCTCAATGGGCTAAACGTGCGGCTTCCGTGCAGCATCGATGTGCTGACGCGCAACAAGCACCGGCAACTAAATGTCGGGGAAGGCAATCCGGTCGCCGAATTGATCGTCGGCGATTATTTGGAGGCACTTTCCTGGGCGTTCCAGTCGCGGGGAACCCGCCTGAGCTTTCCCGATATGCTGAGAAAACGGTTTGCCCTAACGGGGGGATAAGCATGCGGATGACGAGCATGATTATACCAAGCAGCAATGGTATAGAAATGCTTAAGGAATGCATCTTTTCCATTCGACAACATACCCCGGTTCCGTATGAAATCATCGTAGTTGACAACGGCTCGAATGACGGTACGGCGGATTTTTGCCGCGAACAGCAGTTAACATTTGTTTCGTTGGCCCGGCATGTGGGTTTTCCCGCCGCCTGCAATCTTGGTTTGAAATTGGCGGTTGGCGACAATTTGCTGTTGCTCAATAACGATGTCGTTGTCACCAGCCGTTGGCTGGAGAATATGTTGGATTGCCTATATAGCAGCGACGACATCGGCATGGTCGGCCCCCTTATGAACCAGGTCAGCGGCAAACAATTGACGCGCAGTTTACAATATGACAATTTGGCGGAAATGCAGCGGTTGGCGCGCAAGTTTAACGTACCCAACTCCAGCGAATGGGCGGAAACCGCCAGAATCGTTGGCTGCTGCATGTTGATGAAGCGGACGGCCGTGGAGCAAACGGGTTATCTGGATGAACGATTTACGCCGGGCCATTACGAAGACGATGATTATTGCCATCGCATGCGCGCGGCGGGATTCCGTTTGATGATATGCCGGGATACGTTTTTGCATCATCATGGCACGCGCAGCTTTCGGCAAATGTTCAACGATGCGGAAATCGACCGGATCATTGCCGAGAACTACCGGAAGTTCGTGGAAAAGTGGGGGTTTGATCCGCATCAATTTCTGTAAATGTCGCAAAGCGGCTTTCCCCGGGAAAGCCGGCATCAACGCTTTCAAGGAGTGAGGCGCTGTTGAAAGGTGTCGTATTGGCGGGAGGCAGGGGAACGAGACTGTATCCGTTGACCCGGATCGTCAACAAGCATTTGCTCCCTGTCGGGCAACATCCGATGATCTTTTACAGCATCAAAAAACTTTGCGAAGCCGGCATCAAAGATATATTGCTTGTGACCGGAAAGGAATCGCTTGGCATGTTTGCGGCTTATTTGGGGAGCGGAAAACAATGGGGAGTGAAAATTACGTATCGCGTCCAGGATGAACCGGGAGGCATCGCGCAAGCGCTCGTTTTGGCCGAAGATTTTATTCCGCCGGGGGAAAAATTTGTTGCGCTTTTGGGCGATAATCTGTTCGACGCGCCGCTTGGTCCCGAAATCGCCGCATTTTGCGCACAATCCAAAGGAGCGCGAGTCCTGATCAAAAAGGTCAGGGATCCGGAACGCTTCGGCGTGCCCCGGTTTGTCAACGGGAAAATAATCGGGATAGACGAAAAACCGTCCCTGCCGAAATCAAAATATGCGGTGACGGGCATTTATTTTTACGATTCCACCGTGTTTGCCACGATCAATACCCTCAACGCCTCAAAGCGGGGCGAGTTGGAAATCACCGATGTAAACAACCGCTACGCCCAGGCGGAAGAGCTTTCGTTCGGCGTTCTGCCGGGTTGGTGGACGGACGCCGGCACGATCGAGACGCTGTATGCCGCCGGCAAGGCCATGCTGGGAAGGTGACGCAAGATGGCAAGCCGCAACCGGCTTGAGCGTAAAGGGTACAGGAAAGGATACCGGTCGGGAAGGCGGTACGGCTACCATTTGGGCAGATGCCAGGCTGTAACCGATCAGCAGCAGAGCCGTATAACCGCGCCCCGAAACATAAAGGTTTTGTACGTGACGTCCGGTTTGGGAGCGCCCTACGAAGCGATCGATCAATCCGTAAGCGCGGCGCTGAAACGGGTGGTTGCGCAAGCCGAAACCGTTTTGCCGGATGAAGAAAGCGCGATGCGGTTGGAACAATACCGGCCCGATTTGCTGTTGACCGTCCACGGTTTAAACATGCCGGAGCAAACGCTGCTTAAGGCGCGGGAATTGGCCGTCAAGTCGGCGCTTTGGTGGGCGGACGACCCCTACCACCACGATTTGGCAAGGCAAATTGCTCCGCGCTTTGACTACGTATTCACGAATGAAGCAAACTGCGCCGAAATGTATCGGCAGCTTGGCTGCAAGCATGTCGGCTATCTACCACTCGGAACGGACCCAATTGCCTTTCGCCCCAACCAGGTCGGTCCTTTTGACTTTATCGACATTTGTTTTATCGGCAGCGCCTTTGCCAACCGGGTGGCGTTTATCGACAGCATCGCATCTTATCTTGCCGAAAAAAAGACGCTGATTTCCGGCTATTGGTGGGAGCGCCTTGCAAACTACGAATTGCTTAAAAAGCATATCGCGCCGCATTGGTTGGGGCCGGAAGAAACGGCATATTGTTATAACAGGGCAAAAATAGCCGTCAATCTTCATCGCGCCCATGAGGGGCTGCAAGATTTGCGCGGCGAACAGCTTGCGGCGGTTTCCGTCAATCCGCGCACGTTTGATATTTCCGCGTGCGGGGCGCTGCAATTGACCGATATGCGCGGCGAGCTTGCGAATTTGTATATTCCCGGCGAGGAAGTCATCACCTATGCGACGCCGGAAGAGTTTGTCGAAAAAGCGGAATATTACTTGCGAAATGAAGATGAACGGTACAATATCGCATTTCGCGGCTTCAAGCGGACCATGAGCGACCATACGTATGACCGCCGCATAGCCGCCATGCTGGATGCGATATTCGGCGCTCAGTAGCGAAGAAAGGATTTGGCGGAATGAAACCGATACGCAAGCGGGCGAGAAAATGGAAGAAAGTGGCGCTACGGCGTCCCAAACGCCTAAATAAAGGCAAGCTGCGCAAGGCGGCATTCGCCAAACGAAAGATAAAGCGCAAATCCGCAACGCCGCGGCGGGCGCCGAAGCGAATGCGCAAAAAGCGCGGGTTATACCGGGCAGCTTTTAAACGCGGCTTTGCGAAAGGATTCGCCGATGGCTTTGCCCAGGGATTGGCGGACGGATATCAGGAACTGTATGCCAACGTTTAGTTTCCAAGCGCCGGATCAACCCGGCCTGCGCAACCCAAAACGGGAGGACTGCCTCCCCGCACAGCGCGAAAACGGGAGGACTGCTTCCCCGCTCAGCGCAAAAACGGGTGGATCGCCTCCCACTCAACGCTAAAACGGGGGATCACTCCCCACCGTTAAAACGGAGGCTCCCCTACCCGCCCAGCGCTAACGGGCGCAGCAGAGGCTATTTGCCGAAAAAAGGCCGGGCAAAAATTTTAACGGACGCCACAGCGGCTATTCGCCTTGTTTTTACCTGAATACCGCACAAAATACTAAAATAAGCGCGCCTACGTCCGTTAAACTTTAAAACCGGGCGTAAAACCCAAAATAGCCTCTGTCACGTCCGTTAGATTTGAAAGCTCCTTAATACGAAGTTGCAAGCCGGCAAACCGACCGTGGTTTTGCGGATGAGTTACGGCCGAGTTTCCGTCGGCGAGCATTAAGTGGCTTAAAGCCACAAATTGCTAATCGGCAGGCTTTAGCCTGAACAGTCGGCTTTCAGCGCTGACAGGAACCTGTCGGCTTTAGACGACAGGTGTACAGTTTTTGCAGGCCAGGAGGCACATGCATGTTTGCTGAAGATCCGGAGGGAAGCAAGAGATGAACGCGGCTCGCAAAAAAACAAGGCTGCGCATACGGCGGCCCCGTCTGCGGCGCAAAACGGCAAGCGCGCGCAGACGCAGGCAAAAACGGGCGCGAACACGAAATAAGGCCGTTCAGCGTCGATTGGCGAAGCGGCTTAGGCGCCTGCGCAGGACCGCCCTTGATCCGCAGCGCGACAATGGCGAATATGAGCGCGGCCGCGCGGAGGGCTATGCCGCGGGCATTTATGCGGGCGGAGAGCAGCTCGTCGAGCGCAATATGCCGCCCGATACGATTTTACCCAATATCAGCGTTGAACAAATTATCGCCGCGGGCATCCCCCGGTTTCGCGAATCGTTCAAAGTGCTGCATCCCGTACAGGCGGTGTATGAACGCCTGCAAACGGCGTTGTCGTCGCATCGGCCGTTTTCGCTCGTGCGGCTTGGCGATGGGGAACTGCTTGTCCTGGCGCAGGAAAAAGCGCTGCCGATTGAAGAGGTGCTGAAGCGGGGCGAATTTCTGCCGCAGGCCGGTGTCCGGGTGCCGGATTTGTCCGCCCGCGATCTGGTTGCGCAAGCGGTAGCCAAAGCAAACATGGTCGGGGTTCCGGCAAACCGGCTGCCGAATTTTTTATTATTGCTAAGTCCGGCTTTAGCCGCGAACGAAATTGACATCATGCATTTAGAAGCGACATATTCAACCGTAAACTATATGCTTTTGCTTGCGGGTTATCTTCGCTTGTTAATGGATGGAAGGCGCACAGTGGTTGTGGGCAATCGGGCGGACGCCTTAACCGAACATTTGCGGGCAGCCGGTTTTTCCGTATGCGATCCGGTTTTCCCGGTCAACGGCATCGATGATGTCCACAACGCCATCCAACAAATAGCCGCGCGGGAATTTGACCTGGCGCTCGTGTCCGCGGGAATTCCGGCTGTCGTGATCGCCCAGCAAATCGCGGAAAAATTCGGCAGGGTGGCGATCGATTTCGGGCACGCGGCGGATTCCATCATCAAAGGTGAAGCGCAAATATGAGAGGAAGTGGCAGGATAATGCGCGTAAAAAGGCGACACCGGCGCAAATCGGCCTTAAGAAGCGGATATCATGCCGCGGCTATTCGCGGTTATGATGCGGGATTTGCCAAAGGCTATGCGGCTGGGATAACGGAAGGAAAGCTGCGTTATGCGCAAAACTTCCCGGGGACAAGCATCATTATTCCGACCTTCAATCAGCGCGACCGTTTGCGCCAGTGCCTGCAAAGCATCGCGCAGTTTACGGATTTGCCGCATGAAGTGATCGTTATTGACAATGCCTCGTCGGATGGAACGCAAGAATTTTTAAGGGAGCAACGGACACAGCTTGTTTATGTCCGCAACGCGGAAAACCGCGGATTTTCCGGCGCCGTTAATCGGGGGTTGAAGCTAGCGCGGGGAGAAACCATCGTCATATTGAATGACGACACGATTGTGACCGAGCGATGGTTGGATAATTTGTTGCATTGCCTGTTAAGTGATGAACGAATTGGGCTGGTCGGGCCGGTTACGAATTATATTAGCGGATCGCAGCAAATCGATGTCGCCTACCATACGAATGCGGAAATGTGCCGCTTCGCCGCGGATTTTAACCGAACGGACAGTTCCCGGTGGCGGGAGACAGACAGACTGGCCGGTTTTTGCCTTGCCATGACGAAAGGCACTTTTCAGCGCCTTGGCTATTTCGACGAAGGGTTTGAACTTGGCAACTGCGAGGATGACGATTACGGCTTGCGGGCAAGAATTTGCGGATTAAAACTGATGATTGCCGGAGACACGTTTATTCATCATGCGGGAAGCGCAACCGTAAAAAGCCTGGGCGAACAGTTTGCTGAAGCATATCGGCATAATTTGGATTACTACTC
The genomic region above belongs to Bacilli bacterium and contains:
- a CDS encoding glycosyltransferase, producing MPLAKTYAIEDPDFPAISVVIPVLNERRTLPRVIAEAKRLSRNTEIIVIANGCRDGSGKVAQRLGAKVISYPGRLGHDVGRAIGASEASGDIMIFIDADFVVRAGDLAKFARAVASGVDVALNHYNGPVRRRSVHSVVLAKHVLNEILGRPDLQGCSLTTIPHALSKKAVTAVEPRNLMVPPKAHAIACLKGLTIKPVHFIPVGRLNRTKRPAKRDGQIRDLIFGDHLEAIQTYLECSGERGGRADCLRQRSKVR
- a CDS encoding glycosyltransferase, translated to MTRQKWKRTAAGARGNRLGAYQAGLAAGKKVAANPMEHGNWKIFANAEWMRWWLRSRRRGIPFWTAMRRFQSGFAKGRGAKASDLLFLPTARSVAAIVTAMNEEKTLSGVLAELARLPLAETIVVVNGSNDGTFAAARKFPETTVVHYSNPLGYDVGRAIGAKVAQSDILLFLDGDFIVEAKRLIPFIRAIGRGADAALNNISPYIGTFANRDAVTRVKEFMNRSLRRPDLGPNSLTAVPHALSRKAVEKIGVANLSVPPKAHAMILLNGLNVRLPCSIDVLTRNKHRQLNVGEGNPVAELIVGDYLEALSWAFQSRGTRLSFPDMLRKRFALTGG
- a CDS encoding glycosyltransferase family 2 protein, giving the protein MRMTSMIIPSSNGIEMLKECIFSIRQHTPVPYEIIVVDNGSNDGTADFCREQQLTFVSLARHVGFPAACNLGLKLAVGDNLLLLNNDVVVTSRWLENMLDCLYSSDDIGMVGPLMNQVSGKQLTRSLQYDNLAEMQRLARKFNVPNSSEWAETARIVGCCMLMKRTAVEQTGYLDERFTPGHYEDDDYCHRMRAAGFRLMICRDTFLHHHGTRSFRQMFNDAEIDRIIAENYRKFVEKWGFDPHQFL
- a CDS encoding sugar phosphate nucleotidyltransferase, translating into MKGVVLAGGRGTRLYPLTRIVNKHLLPVGQHPMIFYSIKKLCEAGIKDILLVTGKESLGMFAAYLGSGKQWGVKITYRVQDEPGGIAQALVLAEDFIPPGEKFVALLGDNLFDAPLGPEIAAFCAQSKGARVLIKKVRDPERFGVPRFVNGKIIGIDEKPSLPKSKYAVTGIYFYDSTVFATINTLNASKRGELEITDVNNRYAQAEELSFGVLPGWWTDAGTIETLYAAGKAMLGR
- a CDS encoding glycosyltransferase, which codes for MASRNRLERKGYRKGYRSGRRYGYHLGRCQAVTDQQQSRITAPRNIKVLYVTSGLGAPYEAIDQSVSAALKRVVAQAETVLPDEESAMRLEQYRPDLLLTVHGLNMPEQTLLKARELAVKSALWWADDPYHHDLARQIAPRFDYVFTNEANCAEMYRQLGCKHVGYLPLGTDPIAFRPNQVGPFDFIDICFIGSAFANRVAFIDSIASYLAEKKTLISGYWWERLANYELLKKHIAPHWLGPEETAYCYNRAKIAVNLHRAHEGLQDLRGEQLAAVSVNPRTFDISACGALQLTDMRGELANLYIPGEEVITYATPEEFVEKAEYYLRNEDERYNIAFRGFKRTMSDHTYDRRIAAMLDAIFGAQ
- a CDS encoding GT-D fold domain-containing glycosyltransferase — translated: MAKRLRRLRRTALDPQRDNGEYERGRAEGYAAGIYAGGEQLVERNMPPDTILPNISVEQIIAAGIPRFRESFKVLHPVQAVYERLQTALSSHRPFSLVRLGDGELLVLAQEKALPIEEVLKRGEFLPQAGVRVPDLSARDLVAQAVAKANMVGVPANRLPNFLLLLSPALAANEIDIMHLEATYSTVNYMLLLAGYLRLLMDGRRTVVVGNRADALTEHLRAAGFSVCDPVFPVNGIDDVHNAIQQIAAREFDLALVSAGIPAVVIAQQIAEKFGRVAIDFGHAADSIIKGEAQI
- a CDS encoding glycosyltransferase family 2 protein, coding for MRVKRRHRRKSALRSGYHAAAIRGYDAGFAKGYAAGITEGKLRYAQNFPGTSIIIPTFNQRDRLRQCLQSIAQFTDLPHEVIVIDNASSDGTQEFLREQRTQLVYVRNAENRGFSGAVNRGLKLARGETIVILNDDTIVTERWLDNLLHCLLSDERIGLVGPVTNYISGSQQIDVAYHTNAEMCRFAADFNRTDSSRWRETDRLAGFCLAMTKGTFQRLGYFDEGFELGNCEDDDYGLRARICGLKLMIAGDTFIHHAGSATVKSLGEQFAEAYRHNLDYYSAKWGNVGELLDATLRNGQEGGKIVDFYPTCVFVQGPNRAVYWLENGVRHHLADVFWGEAVRISAVELRMMPEGPPLSWEQAAARLTQLHELANEPFWTTDGALCQTPDGAIWQICGAALRKVTVPLALSAWKLLGRPIKMLDDHTLMSILPQGRPILPPTVLVEPEL